In Dryobates pubescens isolate bDryPub1 chromosome 12, bDryPub1.pri, whole genome shotgun sequence, one genomic interval encodes:
- the CRYAA gene encoding alpha-crystallin A chain has product MDITIQHPWFKRALGPLIPSRLFDQFFGEGLLEYDLLPLFSSTISPYYRQSLFRSVLESGISEVRSDRDKFTIMLDVKHFSPEDLSVKIIDDFVEIHGKHSERQDDHGYISREFHRRYRLPANVDQAAITCSLSNDGMLTFSGPKVPSNMDASHSERPIPVSREEKPTSAPSS; this is encoded by the exons atggACATTACCATCCAGCACCCCTGGTTCAAGCGTGCTCTGGGACCCCTCATTCCAAGCCGTTTATTTGACCAGTTTTTTGGAGAGGGTCTCCTCGAGTATGATCTCCTGCCTTTGTTCTCTTCCACTATCAGCCCCTACTACAGGCAGTCCCTCTTCCGCAGCGTGCTGGAGTCGGGCATTTCAGAG GTGAGGTCTGACCGGGACAAGTTTACAATCATGCTGGATGTAAAACACTTCTCTCCCGAAGACCTGAGTGTGAAGATTATCGATGACTTTGTGGAAATCCATGGAAAGCACAGTGAAAGACAG GACGACCACGGCTACATCTCCCGTGAATTTCACCGCCGGTACCGCCTGCCTGCCAATGTGGACCAGGCTGCCATCACCTGCTCCCTGTCCAACGATGGCATGCTGACCTTCTCGGGCcccaaggtcccctccaacatGGACGCCAGCCACAGCGAGAGACCCATCCCTGTGTCCCGGGAGGAGAAGCCCACCTCTGCGCCTTCCTCCtaa
- the U2AF1 gene encoding splicing factor U2AF 35 kDa subunit isoform X4, translating into MAEYLASIFGTEKDKVNCSFYFKIGACRHGDRCSRLHNKPTFSQTILIQNIYRNPQNSAQTADGSHCAVSDVEMQEHYDEFFEEVFTEMEEKYGEVEEMNVCDNLGDHLVGNVYVKFRREEDAEKAVIDLNNRWFNGQPIHAELSPVTDFREACCRQYEMGECTRGGFCNFMHLKPISRELRRELYGRRRKKHRSRSRSRERRSRSRDRGRGGGGGGGGRERDRRRSRDRERSGRF; encoded by the exons ATGGCGGAGTATCTGGCCTCCATCTTCGGAACAGAGAAGGACAA AGTCAACTGTTCATTTTACTTCAAAATTGGAGCTTGTCGTCATGGAGACAGATGTTCTCGGTTGCACAACAAACCAACATTTAGCCAG ACCATCTTGATTCAAAACATCTATCGTAACCCCCAAAACAGTGCACAGACGGCTGACGGCTCACACT GTGCCGTGAGCGATGTGGAGATGCAGGAACATTACGATGAATTCTTTGAG GAGGTCTTCacagaaatggaagaaaaatacGGTGAAGTGGAGGAGATGAACGTTTGTGATAACCTTGGCGATCATCTAGTTGGAAATGTATACGTAAAG TTTCGCCGTGAAGAGGATGCAGAAAAGGCTGTGATTGACCTGAACAACCGCTGGTTTAATGGACAGCCCATTCATGCTGAGCTTTCACCTGTGACTGATTTCAGAGAGGCCTGTTGTCGTCAGTATGAAATGGG GGAGTGTACACGAGGAGGTTTCTGCAACTTTATGCATTTGAAGCCCATTTCTCGAGAGCTAAGACGTGAGTTGTATGGACGTCGTCGTAAAAA GCATAGATCCAGGTCAAGGTCCCGTGAACGCCGGTCTAGATCCAGAGATCGTGGtcgtggaggtggtggtggtggaggaggacgCGAACGTGATAGGAGGCGATCAAGAGATCGTGAAAGATCTGGTCGATTCTGA
- the U2AF1 gene encoding splicing factor U2AF 35 kDa subunit isoform X3 produces MAEYLASIFGTEKDKVNCSFYFKIGACRHGDRCSRLHNKPTFSQTIALLNIYRNPQNSSQSADGLRCAVSDVEMQEHYDEFFEEVFTEMEEKYGEVEEMNVCDNLGDHLVGNVYVKFRREEDAEKAVIDLNNRWFNGQPIHAELSPVTDFREACCRQYEMGECTRGGFCNFMHLKPISRELRRELYGRRRKKHRSRSRSRERRSRSRDRGRGGGGGGGGRERDRRRSRDRERSGRF; encoded by the exons ATGGCGGAGTATCTGGCCTCCATCTTCGGAACAGAGAAGGACAA AGTCAACTGTTCATTTTACTTCAAAATTGGAGCTTGTCGTCATGGAGACAGATGTTCTCGGTTGCACAACAAACCAACATTTAGCCAG ACCATTGCCCTCTTGAACATTTACCGTAACCCTCAAAACTCTTCCCAGTCTGCTGACGGTTTGCGCT GTGCCGTGAGCGATGTGGAGATGCAGGAACATTACGATGAATTCTTTGAG GAGGTCTTCacagaaatggaagaaaaatacGGTGAAGTGGAGGAGATGAACGTTTGTGATAACCTTGGCGATCATCTAGTTGGAAATGTATACGTAAAG TTTCGCCGTGAAGAGGATGCAGAAAAGGCTGTGATTGACCTGAACAACCGCTGGTTTAATGGACAGCCCATTCATGCTGAGCTTTCACCTGTGACTGATTTCAGAGAGGCCTGTTGTCGTCAGTATGAAATGGG GGAGTGTACACGAGGAGGTTTCTGCAACTTTATGCATTTGAAGCCCATTTCTCGAGAGCTAAGACGTGAGTTGTATGGACGTCGTCGTAAAAA GCATAGATCCAGGTCAAGGTCCCGTGAACGCCGGTCTAGATCCAGAGATCGTGGtcgtggaggtggtggtggtggaggaggacgCGAACGTGATAGGAGGCGATCAAGAGATCGTGAAAGATCTGGTCGATTCTGA
- the U2AF1 gene encoding splicing factor U2AF 35 kDa subunit isoform X1 has product MIECIAVLTVLVRANTASMEFLYWSLYSKSKQTSPENVEIGGSIGNSIVRCFFYFRIEFRKDKSTVHFTSKLELVVMETDVLGCTTNQHLARKRCCCKLACSRDQPVLTFRQLDFKKNGTNTILIQNIYRNPQNSAQTADGSHCAVSDVEMQEHYDEFFEEVFTEMEEKYGEVEEMNVCDNLGDHLVGNVYVKFRREEDAEKAVIDLNNRWFNGQPIHAELSPVTDFREACCRQYEMGECTRGGFCNFMHLKPISRELRRELYGRRRKKHRSRSRSRERRSRSRDRGRGGGGGGGGRERDRRRSRDRERSGRF; this is encoded by the exons ATGATAGAATGCATTGCCGTTTTAACAGTGTTAGTACGTGCCAATACAGCGAGCATGGAATTCCTGTACTGGTCTTTGTATTCAAAAAGCAAGCAGACTTCTCCAGAAAATGTGGAAATTGGAGGCAGTATTGGAAATTCTATAGTTAggtgttttttttatttcaggaTAGAGTTCAGAAAAGACA AGTCAACTGTTCATTTTACTTCAAAATTGGAGCTTGTCGTCATGGAGACAGATGTTCTCGGTTGCACAACAAACCAACATTTAGCCAG GAAGCGATGCTGTTGTAAGCTTGCCTGTAGTAGAGACCAACCAGTGCTAACTTTCAG acAACTTGATTTTAAGAAGAACGGTACAAAT ACCATCTTGATTCAAAACATCTATCGTAACCCCCAAAACAGTGCACAGACGGCTGACGGCTCACACT GTGCCGTGAGCGATGTGGAGATGCAGGAACATTACGATGAATTCTTTGAG GAGGTCTTCacagaaatggaagaaaaatacGGTGAAGTGGAGGAGATGAACGTTTGTGATAACCTTGGCGATCATCTAGTTGGAAATGTATACGTAAAG TTTCGCCGTGAAGAGGATGCAGAAAAGGCTGTGATTGACCTGAACAACCGCTGGTTTAATGGACAGCCCATTCATGCTGAGCTTTCACCTGTGACTGATTTCAGAGAGGCCTGTTGTCGTCAGTATGAAATGGG GGAGTGTACACGAGGAGGTTTCTGCAACTTTATGCATTTGAAGCCCATTTCTCGAGAGCTAAGACGTGAGTTGTATGGACGTCGTCGTAAAAA GCATAGATCCAGGTCAAGGTCCCGTGAACGCCGGTCTAGATCCAGAGATCGTGGtcgtggaggtggtggtggtggaggaggacgCGAACGTGATAGGAGGCGATCAAGAGATCGTGAAAGATCTGGTCGATTCTGA
- the U2AF1 gene encoding splicing factor U2AF 35 kDa subunit isoform X2 has product METDVLGCTTNQHLARKRCCCKLACSRDQPVLTFRQLDFKKNGTNTILIQNIYRNPQNSAQTADGSHCAVSDVEMQEHYDEFFEEVFTEMEEKYGEVEEMNVCDNLGDHLVGNVYVKFRREEDAEKAVIDLNNRWFNGQPIHAELSPVTDFREACCRQYEMGECTRGGFCNFMHLKPISRELRRELYGRRRKKHRSRSRSRERRSRSRDRGRGGGGGGGGRERDRRRSRDRERSGRF; this is encoded by the exons ATGGAGACAGATGTTCTCGGTTGCACAACAAACCAACATTTAGCCAG GAAGCGATGCTGTTGTAAGCTTGCCTGTAGTAGAGACCAACCAGTGCTAACTTTCAG acAACTTGATTTTAAGAAGAACGGTACAAAT ACCATCTTGATTCAAAACATCTATCGTAACCCCCAAAACAGTGCACAGACGGCTGACGGCTCACACT GTGCCGTGAGCGATGTGGAGATGCAGGAACATTACGATGAATTCTTTGAG GAGGTCTTCacagaaatggaagaaaaatacGGTGAAGTGGAGGAGATGAACGTTTGTGATAACCTTGGCGATCATCTAGTTGGAAATGTATACGTAAAG TTTCGCCGTGAAGAGGATGCAGAAAAGGCTGTGATTGACCTGAACAACCGCTGGTTTAATGGACAGCCCATTCATGCTGAGCTTTCACCTGTGACTGATTTCAGAGAGGCCTGTTGTCGTCAGTATGAAATGGG GGAGTGTACACGAGGAGGTTTCTGCAACTTTATGCATTTGAAGCCCATTTCTCGAGAGCTAAGACGTGAGTTGTATGGACGTCGTCGTAAAAA GCATAGATCCAGGTCAAGGTCCCGTGAACGCCGGTCTAGATCCAGAGATCGTGGtcgtggaggtggtggtggtggaggaggacgCGAACGTGATAGGAGGCGATCAAGAGATCGTGAAAGATCTGGTCGATTCTGA
- the U2AF1 gene encoding splicing factor U2AF 35 kDa subunit isoform X5, producing MQEHYDEFFEEVFTEMEEKYGEVEEMNVCDNLGDHLVGNVYVKFRREEDAEKAVIDLNNRWFNGQPIHAELSPVTDFREACCRQYEMGECTRGGFCNFMHLKPISRELRRELYGRRRKKHRSRSRSRERRSRSRDRGRGGGGGGGGRERDRRRSRDRERSGRF from the exons ATGCAGGAACATTACGATGAATTCTTTGAG GAGGTCTTCacagaaatggaagaaaaatacGGTGAAGTGGAGGAGATGAACGTTTGTGATAACCTTGGCGATCATCTAGTTGGAAATGTATACGTAAAG TTTCGCCGTGAAGAGGATGCAGAAAAGGCTGTGATTGACCTGAACAACCGCTGGTTTAATGGACAGCCCATTCATGCTGAGCTTTCACCTGTGACTGATTTCAGAGAGGCCTGTTGTCGTCAGTATGAAATGGG GGAGTGTACACGAGGAGGTTTCTGCAACTTTATGCATTTGAAGCCCATTTCTCGAGAGCTAAGACGTGAGTTGTATGGACGTCGTCGTAAAAA GCATAGATCCAGGTCAAGGTCCCGTGAACGCCGGTCTAGATCCAGAGATCGTGGtcgtggaggtggtggtggtggaggaggacgCGAACGTGATAGGAGGCGATCAAGAGATCGTGAAAGATCTGGTCGATTCTGA